The following DNA comes from Papaver somniferum cultivar HN1 unplaced genomic scaffold, ASM357369v1 unplaced-scaffold_128, whole genome shotgun sequence.
ccggaagaaattacgcaaggaagacgcaaagaatggagcgcacgtccaaaaagctaggaatgggctcaagaaggaagaattgttcttaaagaagatatgggcttggcatactcaaggcccaaaacccttacccaaacccattttctatatccatacccgcctccattctcagccgttagatcggatccatctcatcatccaatggtcgcttcttcatcgttcatcaaaatctgaagtccctgcaaaacaccaaagtacctaaattccaagccttcagattagatcacatttagatcctacggtcgcttctttgcctgcgcatcaaacctcgatacttccgcttaacactacaacacctaactccatctggtgtcgttaattttgttgtatctcataatccaacggtcgctacatacctctccatcgtagccgttcgattcaatctatatgggatcatccaacgctctttacttgctattcatcaaagttcgctacacccgctcaacaccctagcaaccgaacccttataccccaaaacaaacagcccctaacccattcttctctcgagctcttcttccccttcttcccaaaatttgcagagcctgcaaattcctttccccgaccatggcagagctgctctctcgagcttcaccacttccaccttcacccgacatcccagaaaccaaaacccatcactctacactctatctctctcacctctatctcattcaccctatgagataaatctaagagagctAGGTTTTGAGTATCAGTCGACAGGAGcatcagagagtatgggaaaagaaggagaggacgaaaaggaagcatgggtcgagcacaggggagacaaattcagagaatcagtgagtttaatttcgaatttaaaaattagggtttgcaaaattggggattttcaatttagggttttgttgtaaactataaataggaactgatgtaggatgttaaaaggggttcttgggtcatccgagataccccctaattgggttaacttcatgtttaatttcaatttccatttcaaatcaatttagggttcttcaattttaatttttagggtttactgttactgttaattctgtgatgtttgatactttaatcatattatgttaatcaccatgtttgttatgttctaatccaccactagggtgagaagaccattgaaccatgttggttagccatttgggttacatcctgttgagctcaaaacacttaggttagtgacattccaagggttcactggcttgtgattagtggtgctttaaacaaaccattaatgctaggggtcagggatagtctgagggattaacaaagccatattagttagaggcctagaacctaattgacctgtgattgtttatgctttaatcagataggcaatgctaggggttaatccaaggactttaggtagttaactagacacatgacaaggttaacctaggtgaactagctaggtgaaggggattctcatccatctccatacacttcattcccatccacaatttctctcccatgttctgttttggttacgtttttcttatcctttgccactgatttttctttacttcactgcctctggctccatgccattgttttcacagttattccttggttcactatctcactgccacttagttacttgtttagataactttagcttaggaagatttcagcttactcacaccttgtctctgtggatcgaccctgcttgccctgttctatacactagaccctgtgcacttgcaggtataatgtttgtgactcttttagagagccaccaactACCAAcgcatttttttttgtattttatgcTTTATTTTACTCATATTCTAATTGTGATGGATATCCAGTTACAAGAAGATCAACATTTGGTTTTTGTGCATTCCTATTAGATATTCTCTTGTGTCATTGCCTATAAAAAAGCAACCAACAATTTCAAAATcttcagctgaagcagaatataagTCCATGATTGCACCTGATGCTGGGGTTGTCTGGGTCGCACTTATTCTTAATAAGCTTGGTTATGCCactttgaaaaaccttttctattaTTTTATGATAATACTCGTTCAAACAGTCTGGCATAGAATCCTGTTTTTCATGACAGAACGACACAAATGGAGATTAATTacaattttattataaaattgaTAAGTTATGCTTTTATCGTGTTCCTTCTTAAGATCAACTTGAAAACTTGTTTATAAAGGGTTTAGTCCATTTTGTGTTTCATTCTCTAGCTTCCAAACTTCTTAGTGTCACAAAATTATCATTTTGGGAATCACGGTCAGATTTCCGTGTGTGTGAAACACTTGTATATGTTGTGTGATATATTACAAGTGTAAGAATAACATTATTTTATCTTTTATGTTAGCTGTAACAACTATTTattaacagttgttgaactgTGGCTTGTTAAATTCTCTTACTTCTAGTGCTTTTCATTTATAAGCTTCAATGCCCTTTGTATCTCTTATCAAAAATATCAATAAAGATTGATAAATTCTTTCTGATAATCTTTCATGGTCATTAAAAGAATATCAATAAGATCTAACACCCTTTGTATCTCTTTATCAAAAATATCAATAAAGTTCTGATCAAACATGGGTCATGTCTCGGCCTTCATTGTATTTATCTTATATTTCATATGGAAATCTCTAGACTGATCGTGGGCTGGGTTTTGCGGTTTGTCCTGTAAGAGACAACCCAGATTTTATTTTGTTCTCGAGTTCTTCTAAAAGATTCTTTTGAAGCATATtgtggttgatttcctttgttCATCTTGTTTTCTAGTCCTGTAATCCTTATTTCGATTtgttttctcaattttttgtttcttcttataGATCATAATTCAAACCTTAATCCTTTTGGTGTTCTGCTTTCCTTCTACTTATTTTTCAGTCTTCATTTTCAATGATCATAATCAGTCAAAAATTTTATTAACCATATCTCTTTTTAGGGGTTTAAAGAGCAGTTTCAATGGTTGGTAAGGGTTGTAAAGGATCAAAGTGGCGGTGAAGTTTGATCATGAAGGAGTATCAAAGTTGCTGCCTCACTCTAGAAAGATCTTAGGTTATGGCAGTATGATGGTGGTGGTGCTTGTTTTTATATGTGCAAGTTCTTTTTTGTTCTTATTTGATGTTTCATGTATAGTGGCGGTCATTTCACCTTCCGAGCAATGAATGTTATTTTGAATTGGGTCGTTATGGCGGAATTTTAGGAAGAATAGGGATGCCTTTTTTAGTTTGACTTATTTTTATTCCTGCATAATGGTGGTGATATCACCTTCTAGGGAATACATGTCAATTTGAAAGTTTTAGGTCGTAAGGACGAAAATTTAGGAAAAGATGGGGAGATGGCTGAACATGTGGCGTTTTGTGATGTCGGCAAACCCATAAACTAAAACCGCATCATCGTTATTTTTATTTTGCATCGGTTTTAAGGTTTCCTCAAACTTAGAGAATCTTCAGCTTTCGCTTTCCACCCAAAATGAATATATAGATAATTCTCAATGGTTGAATATATTTGACAGCTAAAACTTCGTTAACATATAATTTTGGTTAAATTATGGGTCTGCTGAAATCATTATTAAGTCTCCTACATACGAAAGACACAAGCAAGGCTAGACATATACACACACGCAGGACATAAGCAAGGCACAAGTTGTCACAACATACAAGAATGCTAGTTGTACTAACACACAAAAGATCAATCAGATCTTTTGGTATGGAGATATACGAAGAAAGTATGTCAATCGGATCTTTACATATCAAGAAAGGATTTTATTGCTTAGAAAAATCTTTGTCTATTTAGGATTTAGATGTTGACATTATTCTTGTAAATAATTAGAGATAAAGTCATTTCCATGTATAGTTTCATTTTCCTTTATTATCATTGTAAACTACTATATAAACGAATGCACAGGCAGTAGCCAAATCTATTCAAGTAATAACATTGCCATTTCTATTTATGGTAACAGAGaaatcatgttcatcatcataatTTTTCCCCTCAatgacatcaaatacctccaatgatgaagttcctcaaacCCCACCAAGTGGTTTTACTGTTGTTGATCTCATATCTGCTCCTTATGTTATTCACGCATCGGACAGTCCTTCAACAGTTTTTATCACACCATTATTATCCGGTGAAAACTATTCAAGCTGGGTATGAAGTATGAGTATGACGATGGCTTTATGGGAGAAAGAAAATTTCGGGTTCGTTGATGGATCTCTTACCAAACCAACTTCCACTAACGACTTGCACGCTTGGGAAAGATGTAACGACTTGGTCGGCAGTTGGATTCTGAAATCGGTGATACCAGAAATCAAGGCTAGTATCATGTATAATGATGATGCTCAAGCTATTTGGAAAGATTTGCGAGATCGATTTTCGCACACAAATGCTCCCAAAATATTTCAGCTCAAAAAGGTCATCATGTCTCTAAGACAAGATGCTCTAACCGTCTCTGAATATTACACTCAGTTGAAAGCTCTGTGGGATGAACTTAGTTCGCTCACTCCTATTGAACCATGTATCCATAGTAACGGAAAGTCTATGGTAAGTAAACTTCATAAAGATCGAGTCATGGAATTTTTACAAGGTTTCCATGACCGTTTTTCATCCATTCGTAGTCAGATCTTATTGATGGACCCTTTCCATGCTATTGTCAAGATATATTCTCTAGTTCGTAAGGAAGAGAATCAGCAGGAACTCAACTTTTCTTCTGTTCCTGCAATCAAATCAGCAGCTCTCCATGTTGGGAAACAAGACCGTAGCCCTACTGTACAACAAAATATTCGTCATCCTCCAACTGATAAAGGGCGTCCATTCTGCGGTCATTATAACAAAGTTGGACACGCTAGAGCTACTTGTTATAAGCTACATGAATATCCATCACGGGACTCACGCCAAAGGGATAATCAAGCTACTTTTGTTGTTGTGCAAGATGGTGATCCACAACATGGATCTCAAGTTCTCGCACAAACTATCACTCATGAACAGTACAATCGACGACGCTTGTTGAACCTTCATCTGGTCCGTCAAGCCATGAAATAAACGATAATTTGCTGGTAATGTCTTTTGCACCTCTTATTTTTCTTGGAACGTTGATAGTGGTGCATCTAACCATATGTGTTATCCATTACTTTGTTTTACTAAATATGTTAAAGCTCtgacaaatttatttatccaaCTACCTGATGGTAGTCGATCTCCCATTTTGTATATTGGGACAGTAATTTTCTCACCCAATCTAATGCTTGATAACGTATATCACATCCCAAGTTTTAAGTTCAATCTTTTATCAGTCAGTCACTTAGTTAAATCTCTCAAATGTAAAGTGAATTTGACGAATCATCATGTATATTTCAGGATCCGTTAAGAAATATAACGATTGGTCAGAGTGATCAATTGTGCAATGGTCTTTACGGTCTCCGGTCGACCCCTACATGTTTTTTAGCTTCTCATTATTCAAGCTTTGATCTTTGGCATTGGCGTATTAGCCACCCTTCTGATTTACGTTTTcgtattctagaaaataaatttAGGTGTATAAGGACTACTAAAAATCATCTATGTGAAGTATGTCCACAAGCTAAGAAACCTCATTTACCTTATGTATCCAGTAATTCGAGaagtaataaaaaaaattcaattagtTCAACACAGTTGTGTAGCTACTCCTCAACAGAATAGTGTTGTGGAGCGCAAACACCGGTATTTACTTAATGTTGCCCGCGCTTTACGATTTCAAGCTGATCTTCCCTTGAATATGCTAGCTATACTACATAAACAAGATTCCCACTCCTCTTTTAGAAAATAAATCACCTCAAGAAATTCTATTTCAAGCTCCAACTTCTTATCACCATTTAAGAGTTTTTGGTTGTTTGTGTTTCGCAAGAAATATTAATGTTAAACACAAATTTGATCAACGTTCTCGGCCGTGTGTTTTTGTAGGATACCCTTATGGTCAAAAAAGATATCAGTATCTATGATCTTCAATATTAATGTTAAAATCCATGTTTCTCGTGATGTAACTTTTCATGAAAATACATTTCCATACATAGACTACCATATCAACAAAGCATCTTGTACGTCGCATTCACTGCTATACTTACCTGATGATGATGATACATATAATTATAATATAATTCCATCTCTTTCATTACAGGAGACCGTACCCTCATCGTCAAATACATTAAATACCTCATCATCCGTGTCTAACCCTTTACAGAGAGACTTGCAACCATCGGGTACAAGTGATACATAAAATAATATCACCTTGGAAATCCTCCTATCACCTGAAAATGAATATATCTCACATGAGAATGAACCTATAGACAACTCCAGTTTATCTAACGAAAATCAAGGTGTAGTTCATGTTGATTCCTCTCGACCAAATAGATAACGTCGGCCTATAGCACATCTTAAAGATTACGTGTGTACAACTATTACTCTAGCTTCTACTACAACTCGCGCACCGTATCCACTCATCGATTATCTTTCAATCAGTCAGTTTTTAAGCAATCACCAGGCTTTTTTTGACATTTGTTCTTAATACCACGGAacctagatcattttccaaagcaATTAAAATTCCAGTGTGGAAGGAAGCTATGGTCAAAGAGATGGTTGCCCTTAAGGCTAATAATACTTTCATAATGTCAGATTTACCGCCCGGTAAAATTCCTATAGGCTGCAATGGTCTATAAGGTTAATTTTAATGCCGATGGATCGGTAGAAAGATATAAGGCGTGTCTTTCTGCTAAAGGTTACAACCAAATAGAGGGACTCGATTATCATGATACATTCGCACCCGTGGCTAAGCCTGTCATTGTTTTAATTCTTCTGTCTCTTGGTGCTATTAAGAATTGGTGATTACACTAATTAGATGTCAATAATGCCTTTTTGCAAGGTGATCTTCATGAATATGTTTACATGAAAATTCCCACGGGATTTTCTAAAACGAGGGAGACTAGAGTCTGTAAACTGAATGAAtcataatatgggataaaacaAGCCTCGCGCTAATGGTttgagaattcctcttccaacttACTTAGAGGCTTTACTCAATCAAAAGTTGGTTATTCTCTTTTTATCTACTCACAAGGTACTATTTGTATTTATCTTTTAGTCTATGTCGATGACATCATCATCACCGGAAATGATGATGTTGCCATCACCAACTTAAAGAAATTTCTTGAGCGATCATTCTCTATCAAAGACCTAAGAAACCTCAAATATTTCTTGGGGATAGAAGTATCTCGATCCCAAAAAGGGATTTTCTTATGTCAACGTAAATACATACTTGATATACTTAAAGATACGGGGATGACAGGTGCTAGGGTGTCGTCCTTCTCATTGGAACAACAACTTAAACTACGTTCTGATGGAAGCCCTCTTTCTGATCCTACACCTTATCGTTGTCTTATTGGATGCTTACTTTATCTTATAGTAACTCATCCTGATATTTCTTATGCCGTCAATAATCTTAGTCAATTTATGAAATCACCACACACGACTCATATCGTGTCCTTCTTTATCTTAAAGAATCTATTGACAAGGGTCTTTTTCTCTTTGATTCTAGCAGTCTGCATATCACTGGTTTTAGTGATTCCGATTGGGCGAGATGTCCTACCTCTCGACGTTCCACGTCTGAATATTATACTCTTCTTGGATCTAGCCCTTTCTCATGAAATCAAAGAAACAACCAACTATTTCCCTCAAAGAAACAACCAACTATTGCTTGTTCTTCTGAGAAATCAGAATATCGTGCTTTGGATACTTTTTCGTGTGAACTTCAATGGTTTAAATATCTTCTCAATGATTTAGATGTACCATATCCTGAACCTATATCAGTTTTTTGCGATAGAAAATCCGCTTTACACATAGCGGACaatcctgtttttcatgaacGAACGAAATATATCGAGCTTGATAGTCATTTTGTTCGTGAGAAAATTCAATCCAAATTTCTCTCTTCTGCTTTTGTTCGCTCCAACAATCAAATAACAACAAAAATACCTTGAACCTACGTTTCAATAGTCAGCTGAGGGAAAGCTCCTCGGAAAGTTCCCATCTTGTCCAACTTTACTAACTCCCCCTTCTTCACTCTATTCTTCTTCGTTCTAAAAACACGTATTCTGATTCTCTATTTTCTGGAATCCTTTTTAACTGTGCGTATAGGATATATATTCTCGAAGCGAAACTACTACTTATTCCCCTTTCGATCCTAGTGCTCTTATGGTAGTGAGTACTCTCCCCCAATCAATTCTTTATTATCCTTTTTTTACTCGGCCCTGAAATTGATCAAGAGCTAGAGGCATTGCACAGACGAAGACAATGGATACAAAAATTCTTCGAACGAAGCGGATACCCAGAAAGAACCGTCTAATCAATAGTTAGTTCCTTGCTTATGAAGGACAAGACAAATAGAATATGATTTTCCGCCTCGGTACATAACCTTTACCCCAATCTCTTTTCGTACataacctcggtaagagaccaataaactttaccccaatctcttagaaattccaaccactttttatgatttttcgcatgttctttgtccactcgctcctttatctttcctctctcatcttcttcttcttcgggggatAGTTTGTTATTTCGAACATCTTcttctagttgaacaatcattctcttcttaatatccgccttagtgggttcaaacaaggcatggcaagtttttatgatattttgacgtatatgatatgtacataggaaattttctGCGTCCGGGAAGACGTCAGATATTTCTTTCActaatgcgtcatcttgatcggttacgatgaccctcggaagttgattttcctggaagaataatttcaattgtcgtaatgcctaatgataattatagtccctctcattttccattaaacaccaagccaatgtgaatgttaccttgtccgaggttttccccacgatgttgaacaacggcatattttacttgtttgtcttgtaggtacaatccatcaaaagaacaccacaacatgtatttgccaattgtgaaagcaaaggatgcgaaatgaatatttgaaggggcttctcgtccgaccctcttttaatgatacgcgtgtatttgtaatcccaagctatcttctcaaattATTGCATAAaggacctcccttcccattccacccttcaaatagttgcttgtgctctataaattgtacgtagagaagacacgttagacgcatccttttccttgaagcctatgagaatttgtctcggtttgataagtgctttggtcaatctatttacatcctcgaactcatgaggttttagcttcgcaactagggagtgaccaacaaaatctttctgaTCCCGGTGGATATGACagccacacaaaacctcacaatcccaattgttcatgtcatttaaaaggaatacaagcttaaacgggaaattattcttcctcgtacgagtcttttataccctattagtcttctttggatatacataatcctttctcttgtggctattcttctccttgtatttcccacttctctcgcaagccatctcaaaacgcctctGTGAACcttcggtattcctcaccaacacacacgtGTTCTTAggagccgtctctttagcccaagcgattgcttcatttcgatctattattccctacataagatcaatttcacgttcattagaaggttcattactagaAATCCATTAGTgaagttcaagatactaggtgaaaagtattctttggtcacataccggaggtattttatagtattccgacgcaTCCCGATGAAgcggctttgcatttgttggatcaatatatgtcaccacctaaagatcgaatgaaaattagttccaaatgaaattaaaacactatgccggaaacccgtaccggcatgctcgaccaatgttccggcagtttcgaacttaaccaaaactgaagaccaaatttgaaacatattccggcataAAAGATTCATTAGACAGCAACGCCGGAAGCCAAGGTGCCGGCATTCTCGTAATTTATTGTCACAAGACGGTACACGCTTCCGGCATTAAAAataattgatatgtaatgccggtatttagctttggaaaacatttattcctgtGTGTTTTTTGGTAAGTACCGGCATTGTAAAATTGAAACTTAACAACGCTGGTTGCGCTGCCGGCATTCTGGATATTGATGGTACCACGCCGGTACGGAGTTCCGGCGTTGATGTTTATTAATTTCCCATGCCGGTGTTTGGTTTTAGATGGAAAtatttcctgtatgtttttcatgcagttccggcatAAAAACCTATCAATGAAATCATGCCAGTTGAATATTCagtagtatattccttggtaggtaaaaaagttaactgcgtaccggcatagttttttggtagaatactatgccggatcaatattcaaaatgggggatatcgctctaccggcatggtcgtagtatgaataccatgccggtattgagtctgccggcatggtattcataccatttccatgccggcaccgaggttttacagttgaaaaaatggcgggtctaaagaaaaaaaaacgattttTCAGCCTCCTAGCAGCTTTAGCTGTGTATTGGGGATGTttgcatgttgtgcaagtttactttcttgtgtagcttcttcgaaaaactctccatactcgtcaaaatcatcattcaagggtgttgcctcaacaaagagttgcaattgcgagttgttgtcgttagctccttgttgtagttgagctaaagattcaacaactgcaattctctcctcaaaatcatcttccatttttacaaaaaaaattccactcaaaatatttttccctccttctactctcacctcactcacccaaattcaaataaaacacacactaatcatttatcaaaaatattatgattttactaattattattaatcactaatcctgattagtgaggggtatattaggtaatacgtaaaatacttagataaggggtgactacgaattgatatctggatccagtttttgtccttttcttatatcccccaattgttttttttatcccccaatttcgcatTCTATAAAAATTTACATCACTCGAACTCATTCGTCCCATAAATAATTGTGTACGTATTAACAATGTCAAGATCCTTGTTGATTTTGTCCCCTTTAAAAATGGTCCAAAAATATTAAAACTCAGAATGGACTCTACAATACATATTACATCGTATGTTTTTACAATCCGAATAACACAAATAAATACTAATTTATTTATCCAAGTCATTATATTATAAAACTTGAGCCATTTCAGATGGCATGCCATTCGACTCAGAAAGATATATCTCCAATTCTTCAAAACCCTCAGACAATCTACGACATTGATCTTCTAAATGTGAGGTTATTCGCTGAATAAAAATATAGCTAGTAGTCAAATGGTTAACCACTTGACCTAATGACGATAGACTATGTTATCCATAATTATTGAACAAAAATAACGTCCTTCCATTTAATAAGAAATACGTGAGACGATGTCAAATTACTCACTGGTGCAATTTGGTCACCAATACTTACGACTACAAAAACACCATCTACCATTTTTGTTGTTACTGAAATAGCTTCCATCACCATTTTCAACCACACCACAACGTTTTTTCCTTTACACCATCACGACCAGCATTGTGATCCACTTAACAAATGTTGGCCAATTTAGATATTAGTTAATCGAATtatatttaatattattatttaataaaaaatgtTTGTGAATAGAATAATTTGATTATTATCGTTGTTGATGCAACGCCTACTATGGAAAATTAATAGAATGGTTATTATGAAAGACAAATGAAAAATTAGTAATATGTTAACTAAATTTTAGACGTTAGATAAATTTTTAGTCATCAGTTATGAGAAACAATTACAACCTTAGATTTATCTACTGCAAGAATAAAAATGACAATTGTCCATAATAAGTTAAAAAGATTTTGTCAATTTTAAccctttttattcttttgttgccTTTATATAAACCGATAATTGtcatattttttaattattatgcTTCTTACGGAGAATTGCTAGGTTGACTTAAATATGTGTCTCGAAAAAACCACCGTGTGAAACATGTAGTGGGACCTACTGAAAAAATAAACCACAACTTCCGTATTAATGTTATTTTTGTTCTAACGACATACAATAACATTTTCCCACTACGACACTGAACCTGCACGACCACCACCAGAACGACTCATTACCACTAccttttccaccaccatcactatcgTCACCGACTCCATGCATCACCACTCTCAAACACCACCCTGGTTATCCctaatttctattgatataattattaatatatttattatttatttaataaaaatatatttagaaaaatgGAATTGGTTAAAAAAAGATTAAAAGTTATGATGTTTCTtaattaacaaatttattatttatttaatgaaaTTATATTTTATTAAGATAATAATAAGACATTTATGATAAGAGATTAATTAAGTATTTATTATAAGAAATTAATGATATAATAATGATGTAAATAACCACAACCGCAGATTTAGCTTTCTCTATGAGAAATCTGGACCACTCTTTAACTTTcctaagttgtcca
Coding sequences within:
- the LOC113332116 gene encoding uncharacterized protein LOC113332116, with the translated sequence MALWEKENFGFVDGSLTKPTSTNDLHAWERCNDLVGSWILKSVIPEIKASIMYNDDAQAIWKDLRDRFSHTNAPKIFQLKKVIMSLRQDALTVSEYYTQLKALWDELSSLTPIEPCIHSNGKSMVSKLHKDRVMEFLQGFHDRFSSIRSQILLMDPFHAIVKIYSLVRKEENQQELNFSSVPAIKSAALHVGKQDRSPTVQQNIRHPPTDKGRPFCGHYNKVGHARATCYKLHEYPSRDSRQRDNQATFVVVQDGDPQHGSQVLAQTITHEQYNRRRLLNLHLVRQAMK